From the Kitasatospora viridis genome, one window contains:
- a CDS encoding sensor histidine kinase: MDTSEASSSPSAENLRTAAFDMVLAVLLGAGVALSPLLFSHRGTTVPGDALGVVTAAALLVRRSRPLPALVVVTAAAAAALGMGDHPTPAALAVGAALLSVAGRTEWWVALSASALALAVVLLPYLVRALGSGTPFDEVWGFSAQLGVLLLVPGTLPAAVRLRRRAVARAEAEEIRRRVAEERLGIAREVHDVVGHALAVISMQSGIALHVSEKRPEQMADALDAVGRVSREAMTELDATFGVFREMPAEPDLGLQHLDELLATVRRAGVAVELTVSGERVPLPAEVERAAYRIVQESLTNVLHHAEADAASVELDYSPRALLVRVGNGAGPPAGAEPARPRSRASGGHGIQGMKERTEALGGLLEAGPRPGGGFVVTARLPRAS; the protein is encoded by the coding sequence GTGGATACCTCCGAAGCGAGCAGTTCGCCGTCCGCCGAGAACCTGCGCACAGCCGCCTTCGACATGGTGCTGGCCGTCCTGCTGGGTGCCGGGGTGGCGCTCTCCCCACTGCTCTTCTCGCACCGCGGCACCACGGTGCCGGGCGACGCGCTGGGGGTGGTGACGGCGGCGGCGCTGCTGGTGCGGCGCTCCCGGCCGCTGCCCGCGCTGGTGGTGGTGACGGCCGCGGCGGCGGCCGCGCTGGGCATGGGCGACCACCCGACCCCGGCCGCGCTGGCGGTGGGCGCCGCGCTGCTCTCGGTGGCCGGCCGCACCGAGTGGTGGGTGGCGCTGAGCGCCAGCGCGCTGGCCCTGGCCGTGGTGCTGCTGCCCTACCTGGTGCGGGCGTTGGGCTCCGGAACCCCGTTCGACGAGGTGTGGGGCTTCTCGGCGCAGCTGGGGGTGCTGCTGCTGGTGCCGGGCACGCTGCCGGCGGCGGTGCGGCTGCGCCGCCGGGCGGTGGCCCGGGCCGAGGCCGAGGAGATCCGGCGCCGGGTGGCCGAGGAGCGGCTCGGCATCGCCCGCGAGGTGCACGACGTGGTGGGCCACGCGCTGGCGGTGATCAGCATGCAGTCCGGGATCGCGCTGCACGTGAGCGAGAAGCGGCCGGAGCAGATGGCGGACGCGCTGGACGCGGTGGGCCGGGTCAGCCGGGAGGCGATGACCGAGCTGGACGCCACCTTCGGGGTGTTCCGGGAGATGCCGGCCGAGCCGGACCTGGGCCTGCAGCACCTCGACGAGCTGCTGGCCACGGTGCGCCGGGCGGGCGTGGCGGTGGAACTGACGGTCAGTGGGGAGCGGGTGCCGCTGCCGGCCGAGGTGGAGCGGGCCGCCTACCGGATCGTCCAGGAGTCGCTGACCAACGTGCTGCACCACGCCGAGGCGGACGCCGCCTCGGTGGAACTCGACTACTCGCCCCGGGCGTTGCTGGTGCGGGTGGGTAACGGCGCGGGCCCGCCGGCCGGGGCCGAGCCGGCCCGGCCGCGCTCGCGCGCCTCGGGCGGCCACGGGATCCAGGGGATGAAGGAGCGGACCGAGGCGCTGGGCGGTCTGTTG
- a CDS encoding DUF2269 domain-containing protein → MTVPTAPAPATPGPRGPRSKPSGVQLPPPVRKTMVVLHVISSVSWLALMLCVLAMSTTALLTDDADTVRALYRAMPVLGDTLILPLSLLSVLTGLALSLGTPWRIFKYRWITVKFWLSLAAAAASIFQLTARLHEAAHLAVTHPTGPVSAMHLGFVRYNLVIVPTIALTVYVINVWLSVFKPWGLRPRWVAKNRRS, encoded by the coding sequence ATGACCGTCCCCACCGCACCCGCACCGGCCACGCCGGGCCCCCGGGGCCCGCGCAGCAAGCCGTCGGGCGTCCAACTCCCGCCGCCGGTGCGGAAGACCATGGTGGTCCTGCACGTGATCTCCTCGGTGAGCTGGCTGGCCCTGATGCTCTGCGTGCTCGCGATGAGCACCACCGCGCTGCTGACCGACGACGCCGACACGGTGCGCGCCCTCTACCGGGCGATGCCAGTGCTCGGCGACACGCTGATCCTCCCGCTGAGCCTGCTCTCGGTGCTCACCGGGCTCGCGCTGTCGCTCGGCACGCCCTGGCGGATCTTCAAGTACCGTTGGATCACCGTCAAGTTCTGGTTGTCCCTGGCGGCGGCCGCGGCCTCCATCTTCCAACTCACCGCCCGGCTGCACGAAGCCGCCCACCTGGCGGTGACGCACCCGACCGGGCCGGTCTCCGCGATGCACCTCGGCTTCGTCCGCTACAACCTGGTGATCGTGCCGACCATCGCGCTGACCGTGTACGTGATCAACGTCTGGCTGTCGGTCTTCAAGCCCTGGGGGCTGCGCCCCCGCTGGGTCGCCAAGAACCGGCGCTCCTGA
- a CDS encoding nuclear transport factor 2 family protein translates to MTTENTSTAVAEIEQLSKVWCQAELTGDTGTLAELLHPDFLAVGPRGFLLTKEQWIGRHSSGDLRYTEVGWDEAVVRVFGDTVISVAVQAQQATFQGRPIPGSFRVTQTAVRLDGRWVIAGVHLSALDAPRTPAA, encoded by the coding sequence ATGACCACCGAGAACACCAGCACGGCCGTCGCCGAGATCGAGCAGCTGTCCAAGGTCTGGTGCCAGGCCGAACTGACCGGCGACACCGGCACCCTGGCCGAGCTGCTGCACCCGGACTTCCTGGCGGTCGGCCCGCGCGGCTTCCTGCTCACCAAGGAGCAGTGGATCGGGCGGCACTCCTCCGGCGACCTGCGCTACACCGAGGTCGGCTGGGACGAGGCCGTGGTCCGGGTCTTCGGCGACACGGTGATCAGCGTGGCGGTCCAGGCCCAGCAGGCCACCTTCCAGGGTCGGCCGATCCCCGGATCCTTCCGGGTCACTCAGACCGCGGTCCGGCTGGACGGCCGGTGGGTGATCGCGGGCGTGCACCTCAGCGCCCTCGACGCCCCCCGGACGCCCGCCGCATAG
- a CDS encoding ferredoxin, whose product MTAVEVVVDRLRCAGAGQCARTLPEVFDQRPSDGRVLVLDPAPPAALLERLTDAEDGCPVQAIRLVRRAG is encoded by the coding sequence GTGACCGCCGTCGAGGTGGTGGTGGACCGCCTGCGCTGCGCGGGGGCGGGCCAGTGCGCGCGGACCCTGCCCGAGGTCTTCGACCAGCGGCCGAGCGACGGCCGGGTGCTGGTCCTCGACCCGGCGCCGCCGGCCGCCCTGCTGGAGCGCCTGACCGACGCCGAGGACGGCTGTCCGGTCCAGGCGATCCGGTTGGTGCGGCGGGCCGGCTGA
- a CDS encoding cytochrome P450, whose translation MTVESQAPDLPGLPMVRLSPLAEPPQYAGLREQAPISRHRWPNGVEAWLVTRYQDVRALLGDPRVSVNRFQAMPPSLSVGRKSTVMLPKSLIGMDPPEHTTRRRLYMRELTVRQVERLRPRIGQIVDQHLDELLAAGRTADLVRQFALPIPSLVIAELLGVPAEERAEFQRHTQTILGVDTPAEEVQRATTALMDCLRALVRLRRDEPGEDILSRLGASEVDGAPLTEDELVGHAMLLLIAGHETTANMLALGVATLLGATEAPGPLTADPERLEQVVEELLRFHAVIQFGLVRRAAEDIEIAGVTIRAGEWLVCSLVSANRDAGLCPHAERFDPERSGAKHLSFGYGIHQCAGQNLARLELRIALARLFARLPGLRLAQPLETLPFRADAWVYGLYELPVRW comes from the coding sequence ATGACCGTTGAATCACAGGCGCCGGACCTGCCGGGGCTCCCGATGGTCCGGCTCTCCCCGCTGGCCGAGCCCCCGCAGTACGCGGGGCTGCGCGAGCAGGCGCCGATCAGCCGGCACCGCTGGCCCAACGGGGTGGAGGCCTGGCTGGTCACCCGCTACCAGGACGTCCGGGCGCTGCTCGGCGACCCGCGGGTGAGCGTCAACCGGTTCCAGGCCATGCCGCCCTCGCTCTCGGTGGGCCGCAAGTCCACGGTGATGCTGCCGAAGTCGCTGATCGGCATGGATCCGCCCGAGCACACCACGCGCCGCCGGCTCTACATGCGGGAGCTGACGGTGCGTCAGGTGGAGCGGCTGCGTCCGCGGATCGGGCAGATCGTCGACCAGCACCTGGACGAGCTGCTCGCCGCCGGGCGGACCGCCGACCTGGTGCGGCAGTTCGCGCTGCCGATCCCCTCCCTGGTGATCGCCGAGCTGCTCGGGGTGCCGGCCGAGGAGCGCGCGGAGTTCCAGCGGCACACCCAGACCATCCTCGGCGTGGACACCCCCGCCGAGGAGGTGCAGCGGGCCACCACGGCGCTGATGGACTGCCTGCGCGCCCTGGTGCGGCTGCGCCGCGACGAGCCGGGCGAGGACATCCTCAGCCGGCTCGGCGCCAGCGAGGTGGACGGCGCGCCGCTCACCGAGGACGAGCTGGTCGGCCACGCGATGCTGCTGCTGATCGCCGGCCACGAGACCACCGCCAACATGCTGGCGCTCGGGGTGGCCACGCTGCTCGGCGCGACCGAGGCGCCCGGCCCGCTCACCGCGGACCCGGAGCGGCTGGAGCAGGTGGTGGAGGAACTGCTGCGGTTCCACGCGGTCATCCAGTTCGGCCTGGTGCGCCGGGCCGCCGAGGACATCGAGATCGCCGGGGTGACCATCCGGGCCGGCGAGTGGCTGGTCTGCTCGCTGGTCTCGGCCAACCGCGACGCGGGGCTGTGCCCGCACGCCGAGCGGTTCGACCCGGAGCGGTCCGGGGCCAAGCACCTGAGCTTCGGCTACGGCATCCACCAGTGCGCCGGGCAGAACCTGGCCCGGCTGGAGCTGCGGATCGCGCTGGCCCGGCTGTTCGCCCGGCTGCCGGGCCTGCGCCTGGCCCAGCCGCTGGAGACCCTGCCGTTCCGCGCCGACGCCTGGGTGTACGGCCTGTACGAGCTGCCGGTGCGCTGGTGA